A window from Solanum stenotomum isolate F172 chromosome 7, ASM1918654v1, whole genome shotgun sequence encodes these proteins:
- the LOC125870742 gene encoding uncharacterized protein LOC125870742 isoform X1, which yields MTVKNSPFFPNFEPKRDAYGFTVRPQHLQRYREYATIYREEEEERSEKWKGFLDNQEESSQPHASEQLDVRTVDLEVINQQQTVPAQASQEEGNDPVGENPVSDIKRESELKRELPAYLPEKSCHAYTWSEIRASLSLIDHLMSFRVKKTPKTKVKLSTDVHNHLATIKEPEESEEENGEERSVNEELGDGTNTSAEVGSADSGVSPELSFPWKELEFLVRGGVPRDLRGEVWQAFVGVRARRLKRYYLDLLDPESDTGDGQEHDGSSLAEENKRPSKESIHVPEKLRKQIEKDLPRTFPGHPALDERGRNSLRRLLIAYARHNPDVGYCQAMNFFAGILLLMMPEENAFWALVGLIDEYFDGCYSQEMIESQVDQLVFEELVRERFPKLVNHLDYLGMQVAWISGPWFLSIFVNVLPWESVLRVWDVLLFEGNRVMLFRTALALMELYGPAVVTTKDAGDAITLFQSLTGSTFDSSQLVLTACMGFLNVTEDRLLALREKHRPAVLAVTQERSKGGPVKKDPKGLASKLYSFKHDPDSFMKETKPEECSGAKKTDNKISDSNSNSASMDEFLNSLNIDSHMDSLPGLQEQVVWLKVELCRTLEDKRAATLRAEELETALMEMVKEDNRRQLSARVEQLEQEVDDLRHTLNDKKEQEKAMLEVLMRVEQEQKVTEDARIAAEQDVAAQKYAVHVLQEKYEKAMASVAQMEKRVVMAESMLEATLQYESGQVKALSSPRSTRPDSPQGAPAKRTGLLSFGLGWRDRNKAKPSNLNEMKSADEGPEMSSTATEAIGQQE from the exons gaagaggaagaagaaagatcAGAGAAGTGGAAGGGCTTTCTTGATAACCAAGAAGAATCAAGTCAGCCACATGCTTCAGAGCAGTTGGACGTCCGGACTGTGGATTTAGAAGTTATAAACCAGCAGCAAACAGTTCCTGCTCAAGCATCTCAAGAAGAAGGCAATGATCCAGTGGGAGAGAATCCAGTTTCAGACATCAAAAGGGAAAGTGAGCTTAAAAGGGAGTTGCCAGCTTATCTACCAGAAAAATCCTGTCATGCTTATACGTGGTCTGAAATTAGAGCATCGTTGAGTCTCATTGATCATTTGATGAGCTTTCGTGTGAAGAAGACACCAAAGACGAAAGTTAAATTGTCAACTGATGTTCATAATCATCTTGCAACTATTAAAGAGCCAGAGGAGTCGGAAgaagaaaatggagaagaacGTTCTGTCAATGAAGAATTGGGTGATGGTACCAATACCTCTGCAGAAGTAGGTAGTGCTGACAGTGGAGTTTCTCCAGAACTTTCCTTTCCTTGGAAAGAGCTAGAGTTCCTTGTTCGTGGAGGAGTTCCAAGGGATCTTAGGGGAGAG GTATGGCAAGCTTTTGTTGGAGTCAGAGCACGTCGACTGAAAAGATATTACTTGGATTTGCTTGATCCAGAAAGTGATACTGGTGATGGTCAGGAGCATGATGGATCATCATTGGCTGAAGAGAACAAGAGACCGAGTAAAGAAAGCATTCATGTGCCAGAGAAATTGAGAAAGCAGATTGAGAAG GATCTTCCGCGAACCTTTCCTGGACATCCTGCACTAGATGAGAGAGGTCGAAATTCCTTAAGGCGTCTACTTATAGCGTATGCTCGACACAATCCAGATGTGGGGTATTGCCAG GCGATGAACTTTTTTGCTGGTATCTTGCTTCTAATGATGCCAGAAGAAAATGCATTCTG GGCATTGGTGGGTCTTATTGATGAATACTTTGACGGCTGTTACTCACAAGAGATGATAGAATCCCAG GTGGATCAATTGGTGTTTGAGGAGTTGGTGCGTGAAAGGTTTCCGAAACTTG TCAATCATCTTGATTACTTGGGAATGCAAGTGGCATGGATTTCTGGACCTtggtttctttcaatttttgtgaATGTGCTTCCCTGGGAAAGTG TTCTCCGAGTTTGGGATGTGCTTCTCTTTGAGGGAAATCGTGTCATGCTCTTTCGAACAGCACTTGCTTTGATGGAGTTGTATG GTCCTGCTGTAGTTACAACTAAGGACGCCGGGGATGCAATCACCTTATTTCAATCCCTTACGGGCTCAACTTTTGATAGTAGCCAACTTGTGTTGACAGCTTGTATGGGTTTCTTAAATGTTACTGAAGATAGGTTGCTAGCACTGAGAGAAAAACATCGGCCAGCTGTGCTTGCAGTTACTCAGGAGAGATCAAAGGGAGGGCCTGTTAAGAAAGATCCAAAAGGTCTTGCCTCCAAGCTGTATAGTTTTAAGCATGATCCTGATTCTTTTATGAAAGAAACAAAGCCGGAGGAATGCTCAGGTGCTAAGAAAACAGACAATAAAATATCAGACTCAAATTCCAACTCCGCAAGTATGGATGAATTTCTCAACAGCCTAAACATAGATTCACATATGGATTCCCTTCCAGGTCTTCAAGAACAG GTTGTTTGGTTGAAGGTTGAGCTCTGCAGGACACTGGAAGACAAGAGAGCAGCGACCCTGag AGCTGAAGAGTTGGAGACGGCGCTTATGGAGATGGTCAAAGAAGATAACCGACGACAATTAAGTGCTAgg GTTGAGCAATTGGAGCAAGAAGTGGATGACTTGCGACACACCCTTAATGATAAGAAAGAGCAGGAGAAAGCAATGCTTGAG GTTTTGATGCGGGTTGAGCAAGAACAGAAGGTAACAGAAGATGCTAGGATTGCTGCCGAGCAGGATGTGGCTGCTCAAAAGTATGCAGTACACGTTCTTCAG GAAAAGTATGAAAAGGCTATGGCTTCTGTTGCTCAGATGGAGAAGAGAGTTGTCATGGCTGAATCGATGCTTGAAGCTACCTTGCAATATGAATCTGGTCAAGTCAAAGCTCTATCTTCCCCACG GTCGACAAGACCAGATTCTCCGCAAGGTGCACCAGCAAAAAGGACAGGTCTACTATCGTTCGGCCTTGGTTGGCGTGATCGAAACAAG GCGAAACCAAGCAATCTGAACGAAATGAAATCTGCGGATGAAGGACCAGAAATGAGCAGTACGGCGACTGAAGCTATTGGACAGCAAGAATAG
- the LOC125870742 gene encoding uncharacterized protein LOC125870742 isoform X2, with protein MTVKNSPFFPNFEPKRDAYGFTVRPQHLQRYREYATIYREEEEERSEKWKGFLDNQEESSQPHASEQLDVRTVDLEVINQQQTVPAQASQEEGNDPVGENPVSDIKRESELKRELPAYLPEKSCHAYTWSEIRASLSLIDHLMSFRVKKTPKTKVKLSTDVHNHLATIKEPEESEEENGEERSVNEELGDGTNTSAEVGSADSGVSPELSFPWKELEFLVRGGVPRDLRGEVWQAFVGVRARRLKRYYLDLLDPESDTGDGQEHDGSSLAEENKRPSKESIHVPEKLRKQIEKDLPRTFPGHPALDERGRNSLRRLLIAYARHNPDVGYCQAMNFFAGILLLMMPEENAFWALVGLIDEYFDGCYSQEMIESQVDQLVFEELVRERFPKLVNHLDYLGMQVAWISGPWFLSIFVNVLPWESVLRVWDVLLFEGNRVMLFRTALALMELYGPAVVTTKDAGDAITLFQSLTGSTFDSSQLVLTACMGFLNVTEDRLLALREKHRPAVLAVTQERSKGGPVKKDPKGLASKLYSFKHDPDSFMKETKPEECSGAKKTDNKISDSNSNSASMDEFLNSLNIDSHMDSLPGLQEQVVWLKVELCRTLEDKRAATLRAEELETALMEMVKEDNRRQLSARVEQLEQEVDDLRHTLNDKKEQEKAMLEVLMRVEQEQKVTEDARIAAEQDVAAQKYAVHVLQV; from the exons gaagaggaagaagaaagatcAGAGAAGTGGAAGGGCTTTCTTGATAACCAAGAAGAATCAAGTCAGCCACATGCTTCAGAGCAGTTGGACGTCCGGACTGTGGATTTAGAAGTTATAAACCAGCAGCAAACAGTTCCTGCTCAAGCATCTCAAGAAGAAGGCAATGATCCAGTGGGAGAGAATCCAGTTTCAGACATCAAAAGGGAAAGTGAGCTTAAAAGGGAGTTGCCAGCTTATCTACCAGAAAAATCCTGTCATGCTTATACGTGGTCTGAAATTAGAGCATCGTTGAGTCTCATTGATCATTTGATGAGCTTTCGTGTGAAGAAGACACCAAAGACGAAAGTTAAATTGTCAACTGATGTTCATAATCATCTTGCAACTATTAAAGAGCCAGAGGAGTCGGAAgaagaaaatggagaagaacGTTCTGTCAATGAAGAATTGGGTGATGGTACCAATACCTCTGCAGAAGTAGGTAGTGCTGACAGTGGAGTTTCTCCAGAACTTTCCTTTCCTTGGAAAGAGCTAGAGTTCCTTGTTCGTGGAGGAGTTCCAAGGGATCTTAGGGGAGAG GTATGGCAAGCTTTTGTTGGAGTCAGAGCACGTCGACTGAAAAGATATTACTTGGATTTGCTTGATCCAGAAAGTGATACTGGTGATGGTCAGGAGCATGATGGATCATCATTGGCTGAAGAGAACAAGAGACCGAGTAAAGAAAGCATTCATGTGCCAGAGAAATTGAGAAAGCAGATTGAGAAG GATCTTCCGCGAACCTTTCCTGGACATCCTGCACTAGATGAGAGAGGTCGAAATTCCTTAAGGCGTCTACTTATAGCGTATGCTCGACACAATCCAGATGTGGGGTATTGCCAG GCGATGAACTTTTTTGCTGGTATCTTGCTTCTAATGATGCCAGAAGAAAATGCATTCTG GGCATTGGTGGGTCTTATTGATGAATACTTTGACGGCTGTTACTCACAAGAGATGATAGAATCCCAG GTGGATCAATTGGTGTTTGAGGAGTTGGTGCGTGAAAGGTTTCCGAAACTTG TCAATCATCTTGATTACTTGGGAATGCAAGTGGCATGGATTTCTGGACCTtggtttctttcaatttttgtgaATGTGCTTCCCTGGGAAAGTG TTCTCCGAGTTTGGGATGTGCTTCTCTTTGAGGGAAATCGTGTCATGCTCTTTCGAACAGCACTTGCTTTGATGGAGTTGTATG GTCCTGCTGTAGTTACAACTAAGGACGCCGGGGATGCAATCACCTTATTTCAATCCCTTACGGGCTCAACTTTTGATAGTAGCCAACTTGTGTTGACAGCTTGTATGGGTTTCTTAAATGTTACTGAAGATAGGTTGCTAGCACTGAGAGAAAAACATCGGCCAGCTGTGCTTGCAGTTACTCAGGAGAGATCAAAGGGAGGGCCTGTTAAGAAAGATCCAAAAGGTCTTGCCTCCAAGCTGTATAGTTTTAAGCATGATCCTGATTCTTTTATGAAAGAAACAAAGCCGGAGGAATGCTCAGGTGCTAAGAAAACAGACAATAAAATATCAGACTCAAATTCCAACTCCGCAAGTATGGATGAATTTCTCAACAGCCTAAACATAGATTCACATATGGATTCCCTTCCAGGTCTTCAAGAACAG GTTGTTTGGTTGAAGGTTGAGCTCTGCAGGACACTGGAAGACAAGAGAGCAGCGACCCTGag AGCTGAAGAGTTGGAGACGGCGCTTATGGAGATGGTCAAAGAAGATAACCGACGACAATTAAGTGCTAgg GTTGAGCAATTGGAGCAAGAAGTGGATGACTTGCGACACACCCTTAATGATAAGAAAGAGCAGGAGAAAGCAATGCTTGAG GTTTTGATGCGGGTTGAGCAAGAACAGAAGGTAACAGAAGATGCTAGGATTGCTGCCGAGCAGGATGTGGCTGCTCAAAAGTATGCAGTACACGTTCTTCAGGTTTGA
- the LOC125870742 gene encoding uncharacterized protein LOC125870742 isoform X3: protein MLLSFLSKRSLDVDARDAYGFTVRPQHLQRYREYATIYREEEEERSEKWKGFLDNQEESSQPHASEQLDVRTVDLEVINQQQTVPAQASQEEGNDPVGENPVSDIKRESELKRELPAYLPEKSCHAYTWSEIRASLSLIDHLMSFRVKKTPKTKVKLSTDVHNHLATIKEPEESEEENGEERSVNEELGDGTNTSAEVGSADSGVSPELSFPWKELEFLVRGGVPRDLRGEVWQAFVGVRARRLKRYYLDLLDPESDTGDGQEHDGSSLAEENKRPSKESIHVPEKLRKQIEKDLPRTFPGHPALDERGRNSLRRLLIAYARHNPDVGYCQAMNFFAGILLLMMPEENAFWALVGLIDEYFDGCYSQEMIESQVDQLVFEELVRERFPKLVNHLDYLGMQVAWISGPWFLSIFVNVLPWESVLRVWDVLLFEGNRVMLFRTALALMELYGPAVVTTKDAGDAITLFQSLTGSTFDSSQLVLTACMGFLNVTEDRLLALREKHRPAVLAVTQERSKGGPVKKDPKGLASKLYSFKHDPDSFMKETKPEECSGAKKTDNKISDSNSNSASMDEFLNSLNIDSHMDSLPGLQEQVVWLKVELCRTLEDKRAATLRAEELETALMEMVKEDNRRQLSARVEQLEQEVDDLRHTLNDKKEQEKAMLEVLMRVEQEQKVTEDARIAAEQDVAAQKYAVHVLQEKYEKAMASVAQMEKRVVMAESMLEATLQYESGQVKALSSPRSTRPDSPQGAPAKRTGLLSFGLGWRDRNKAKPSNLNEMKSADEGPEMSSTATEAIGQQE, encoded by the exons gaagaggaagaagaaagatcAGAGAAGTGGAAGGGCTTTCTTGATAACCAAGAAGAATCAAGTCAGCCACATGCTTCAGAGCAGTTGGACGTCCGGACTGTGGATTTAGAAGTTATAAACCAGCAGCAAACAGTTCCTGCTCAAGCATCTCAAGAAGAAGGCAATGATCCAGTGGGAGAGAATCCAGTTTCAGACATCAAAAGGGAAAGTGAGCTTAAAAGGGAGTTGCCAGCTTATCTACCAGAAAAATCCTGTCATGCTTATACGTGGTCTGAAATTAGAGCATCGTTGAGTCTCATTGATCATTTGATGAGCTTTCGTGTGAAGAAGACACCAAAGACGAAAGTTAAATTGTCAACTGATGTTCATAATCATCTTGCAACTATTAAAGAGCCAGAGGAGTCGGAAgaagaaaatggagaagaacGTTCTGTCAATGAAGAATTGGGTGATGGTACCAATACCTCTGCAGAAGTAGGTAGTGCTGACAGTGGAGTTTCTCCAGAACTTTCCTTTCCTTGGAAAGAGCTAGAGTTCCTTGTTCGTGGAGGAGTTCCAAGGGATCTTAGGGGAGAG GTATGGCAAGCTTTTGTTGGAGTCAGAGCACGTCGACTGAAAAGATATTACTTGGATTTGCTTGATCCAGAAAGTGATACTGGTGATGGTCAGGAGCATGATGGATCATCATTGGCTGAAGAGAACAAGAGACCGAGTAAAGAAAGCATTCATGTGCCAGAGAAATTGAGAAAGCAGATTGAGAAG GATCTTCCGCGAACCTTTCCTGGACATCCTGCACTAGATGAGAGAGGTCGAAATTCCTTAAGGCGTCTACTTATAGCGTATGCTCGACACAATCCAGATGTGGGGTATTGCCAG GCGATGAACTTTTTTGCTGGTATCTTGCTTCTAATGATGCCAGAAGAAAATGCATTCTG GGCATTGGTGGGTCTTATTGATGAATACTTTGACGGCTGTTACTCACAAGAGATGATAGAATCCCAG GTGGATCAATTGGTGTTTGAGGAGTTGGTGCGTGAAAGGTTTCCGAAACTTG TCAATCATCTTGATTACTTGGGAATGCAAGTGGCATGGATTTCTGGACCTtggtttctttcaatttttgtgaATGTGCTTCCCTGGGAAAGTG TTCTCCGAGTTTGGGATGTGCTTCTCTTTGAGGGAAATCGTGTCATGCTCTTTCGAACAGCACTTGCTTTGATGGAGTTGTATG GTCCTGCTGTAGTTACAACTAAGGACGCCGGGGATGCAATCACCTTATTTCAATCCCTTACGGGCTCAACTTTTGATAGTAGCCAACTTGTGTTGACAGCTTGTATGGGTTTCTTAAATGTTACTGAAGATAGGTTGCTAGCACTGAGAGAAAAACATCGGCCAGCTGTGCTTGCAGTTACTCAGGAGAGATCAAAGGGAGGGCCTGTTAAGAAAGATCCAAAAGGTCTTGCCTCCAAGCTGTATAGTTTTAAGCATGATCCTGATTCTTTTATGAAAGAAACAAAGCCGGAGGAATGCTCAGGTGCTAAGAAAACAGACAATAAAATATCAGACTCAAATTCCAACTCCGCAAGTATGGATGAATTTCTCAACAGCCTAAACATAGATTCACATATGGATTCCCTTCCAGGTCTTCAAGAACAG GTTGTTTGGTTGAAGGTTGAGCTCTGCAGGACACTGGAAGACAAGAGAGCAGCGACCCTGag AGCTGAAGAGTTGGAGACGGCGCTTATGGAGATGGTCAAAGAAGATAACCGACGACAATTAAGTGCTAgg GTTGAGCAATTGGAGCAAGAAGTGGATGACTTGCGACACACCCTTAATGATAAGAAAGAGCAGGAGAAAGCAATGCTTGAG GTTTTGATGCGGGTTGAGCAAGAACAGAAGGTAACAGAAGATGCTAGGATTGCTGCCGAGCAGGATGTGGCTGCTCAAAAGTATGCAGTACACGTTCTTCAG GAAAAGTATGAAAAGGCTATGGCTTCTGTTGCTCAGATGGAGAAGAGAGTTGTCATGGCTGAATCGATGCTTGAAGCTACCTTGCAATATGAATCTGGTCAAGTCAAAGCTCTATCTTCCCCACG GTCGACAAGACCAGATTCTCCGCAAGGTGCACCAGCAAAAAGGACAGGTCTACTATCGTTCGGCCTTGGTTGGCGTGATCGAAACAAG GCGAAACCAAGCAATCTGAACGAAATGAAATCTGCGGATGAAGGACCAGAAATGAGCAGTACGGCGACTGAAGCTATTGGACAGCAAGAATAG